Within Psychrobacter sp. AH5, the genomic segment CACTAGCAAAGATGAGACGCTTGATTATCAGGTTTTATCATTAAACACTGGCGCTGACACGGACTTGCACTGGTTAAAATCTGATGATTCAGAGGCTGAAAAAGCTGATGATAATCATGTTAAGGTTGTCCCCGTGCGTCCATTAGCTAACTTCGTTTTGCAGTGGCAACAAATCTTGCAAGAGGCCAAGCAAGCGGATCAGTATAAGCTAGCAGTGGTTGGCGCTGGAGCGGCGGCGGCAGAGCTCGTCATGGCAGCGCAGTTTGCCTTACAGCAAATCAGTCCTAAGCATCAAGCTTATCTAGTCTGCGGTGAGCAGCTACTCTCTGACTTTGCTCAAGGTTTCAAGTCTCGCGTCATTAAACAACTGCAGCGTCATAATATTGATATTATCTATGAGCGCGCTGAGAGCTTAACGAATGAGCAGCTGCTAACGACTAAGCAAAGCTTGCCTGTGAATGCAGTCATTGCCGCGACTGGCGTTATGGGTTCAGCTTGGAGCGAGCATAGCAATTTGGCAACGGTAGAGAATGGCTTTATTGCCGTCAATAGCTATCAGCAAAGTATCTCACATGCCAATGTGTTTGCCGTTGGTGATGTCTGCAGCCGCGTCGATCGCGATATGGCGCACTCAGGTGTCCATGCGGTATTTGGCGGCGCGGTAGCAGCGGATAATCTGTTAGCTTATCTAGCAGGCAAACCTCTAAAGAGTTATCAGCCCAAAAATCGTACGCTATATCTATTATCTTGCGGTGATAAATACGCTATCGGTAGTTGGGGCAGATACAGTGTGCAAGGTCGCTGGGTTTGGGCACTTAAAAAGTATATTGATAAGCGTTTTGTCAATAAAAAGTAAAATTTTTATAAATTCAACAGCCGCTAATTATTATTACCACTTTTTAATAAAAATATTGGTGACATAATACCGTATCATTGATTAGTTAAACTTGAATTTAGCTATCGATTGATTAGACTATAATCAATAATAATGCGAATAATGTGACATGCATTAGGTTGCTAAGTGACTTTAAATCCATTATCAAGCCGCTCAACTTACCATGCTATACATAGATATAAACTGCTCGTTTTCACTTATCCCTCCCCAAAAGGACAATAGTCGTTTATGAAAAAGATCTTAATTGTCCTAGTCGTCATCTTAGTCATTGCCGGGTTTTTCTTCTTTGGCTTTGATGACTTATTAACCTTACAAGGTATTCAGGCGCGTCTATCGCAGTTTTATGAGTGGCGTGATGAATCGCCGCTATTAGTAGGCGGCTTGTTCTTTTTGGCTTATGTGCTTGTCGCCGCCTTTTCATTGCCAGGCGCGGCTATTATGACTTTGTTAGCTGGCGCTTTGTTTGGCCTATGGTGGGGCTTATTACTGGCCTCTTTTGCTTCGAGCATTGGCGCGCTATTTGCCTTTTTGGCCGCACGTTTTTTGTTTCGCGACAGCTTCCAAACTAAATTTGCCAGTAAGCTTAAAAGTATCAATGACGGTATAGCAAAAGATGGTGGCTTCTATTTATTTACCGTGCGCTTATTGCCGATATTTCCATTTTTTTTGGTCAATATTTTGATGGGTTTGACGACTATTAAGGCTTGGACTTATTACTGGGTCAGTCAACTCGGCATGCTAGCTGGCACTTTTGTCTACGTTAATGCTGGCGTACAACTCGCACAGATTGAGAGCCTTGGTGATGTTATTTCACCTACATTGTTAGGCTCCTTTGCGCTGCTAGCGATATTTCCATTATTGGCCAAAAAAGCCCTCGATTGGTACAAAGCTCAGCAAGTCTACAAAGGCTGGCATAAGCCTAAATCCTTTGATCGCAATATGGTAGTGATCGGCGCAGGGGCAGGCGGGCTAGTCTCTGCTTATATCGCTGCTACTGTCAAAGCTAAAGTGACACTAGTTGAAGCTAATAAAATGGGCGGCGACTGCTTAAATTATGGCTG encodes:
- a CDS encoding FAD-dependent oxidoreductase, whose product is MKNTAVKRAKHLLLAGGGHAHIGLLRRLSDKPLKDVAITLITEQPQTLYSGMLPGWMAGHYNLAEITIDMIELCRRAEVSLLQQPIIAVDAETQTVVTSKDETLDYQVLSLNTGADTDLHWLKSDDSEAEKADDNHVKVVPVRPLANFVLQWQQILQEAKQADQYKLAVVGAGAAAAELVMAAQFALQQISPKHQAYLVCGEQLLSDFAQGFKSRVIKQLQRHNIDIIYERAESLTNEQLLTTKQSLPVNAVIAATGVMGSAWSEHSNLATVENGFIAVNSYQQSISHANVFAVGDVCSRVDRDMAHSGVHAVFGGAVAADNLLAYLAGKPLKSYQPKNRTLYLLSCGDKYAIGSWGRYSVQGRWVWALKKYIDKRFVNKK